The following DNA comes from Lynx canadensis isolate LIC74 chromosome C2, mLynCan4.pri.v2, whole genome shotgun sequence.
agagtgaggagagagagagaatcccaagcaggctccgcactgcactgtcagcacagagcccagcatggggcttgatctcacgaaccacaagatcatgacctgagctggaatcaagactcagacacttaactgactgagccacccaggtgctcctaaaaatCCTTTCGAACTATAGATTATTGGATTAGAAAGATGAACTaggaaataatcccatttataatagcaagaaaatgaataaaatacttagaaataaatttaaccaaggaagatCTACACAGTGAAAACTGTGAAACACTAATGAAATAAACTGAGGAAGACACAATAATGAAAGATATTCAATGTTCAGATTGTAACAATTAATATTACTTTTCAAAACAACCTataaattcaatgtaatccctatcaaaatcctaatggcatttttcatagaaatacaaaaagcagtcctaaaatgtatatgtaagCACAAAAACCCCTGActatccaaaacaatcttgagaaagaacaaagcggGGGGGAATCATGATCCTTGATTTCacactatattacaaagctgtagtagtcaaaacagtatggtatttgcataaaaaacagacacatagaccagtggaacaaaaaagagagcccagcggggggtgggtgggggtggacatCCTAATATgtccaattaattttcaacaaaggagccaagaatatacagtaggaaaggatagtctcttcagtaaatggttctgggaaaactgaatatacacatgaaaaagaataaactggatcactattttacacacaaaaatcaactgggaatggattaaagatttgaacataagacctgaaactacaaaactcctagaagaaaatataggggctAAGCTCCTCAGTATTTGTCTTAACAATGTCTTTTTGGATTTTATGTCAATAGCAAAGGAgctgaaagacctgtactccaaaaCTATATAACATTAATGAAAGAGATAGAAGATgatacaaaaaatagaaagatatttcatgcttatggattagaagaacaaatattgttaaaatgtccatactacccaaagcaatctacagatttaatgcaatacctatcaaacaacatttttcacagaactagaacaaataatactaaaatttgtatggaaccacaaaaggccctgaaaagccaaagcagtcttgagaaagaacaacagaactggaggtatcacaatcccagattccaagatatactacaaacctgtagtaatcaaaacagtatgatacagacacaaaaatagacatgcagatcagtggaacagaatagaccagaaataaacccaggcttatatggtcaattaatctgtgacaaaaGAAGCaacaatatacaatgggggaaagacagtttcttcaataaatggtgctaggaaaactggatagctacatgcaaaagaatgaaactggactgctttcttataccatacacaaaaataaacaatatggattaaagacctaaatgtaagccacgaaaccataaaactcctagaagaaaacataggcagtaatttctttaacatcagccatgaaacatttttctagatagtctccacaggcaagggaaacaaaagcaaaaataaacaatgaaactcCATCAAACTGAAAACCTTTTTTCTACATAgcaaggaaactatcaacaaaatgaaaaggtaatctatggaatgggagaagagacttgcaaatgatatatacattcaataagggattaatatccaaaatatataaggaactcctaaaactcaatagcaaaaaaaaaaaacacaaaaaaacaaataattaaaaatggacaaggaacctgaatagacatttttccgaagaagacatacataggggcgtctgggggctcagtcacttaagcatctgacttcggctcaggtcatgatctccacagtttgtgggtttaagccccacattgggcgctgtgctcacagctcagagcctgaagcctgctttggattccatatgtccctctctctctgtccctcccctgcttgtgctctgtctctctctctcttaaaaataaaaaataaacattaaaaatatcttcaaacaaacaaacaaaaacaaagaagacacacaTATGGCTAACGGGTACATGAAAAAGGTACTTGATATTgctagtcatcaggaaaatgaaatgcaaaggaaaaccaCGATGaaatctcacacctgttaggatgtctACTATCAAAAGACAAGCGATAACAAATGCTAGCAAacatgtgaagaaaagggaactcctgtacactgttggtgggaatgtaaacggGTACAGTCACTATGCAACATAATATAGGTtcttcagaaatttttaaaaaactaccacATGATatagcaatcccatttctgggtatatgcccaaaggtaatgaaatcactatcttgaagagatatctgaactctcatgttcactgcagcgttattcacaatagtcaaggtatggaaacaacctaagtgtctgacaacagatgaacggataaagaaaatgtgatgtgatgtatatgatggaatattagtcagccttaaaaaagaaggaaatcctggtGTTTGCAAAaacatagatgaacctggagggcattacagtaaatgaaataagccagaccatttatatgtggagtcttaaaaaataaaaaagttgaattttataaacagaaagtaGAGTGGAGACTGCTAGGGGTtgggagtgggaggtgggagcAGGAAACAGCAAGAAGTAAAGGGTACAAATTTTTagttataaagatgaaataagGTCTGTGGATCTAATATATAccatggtgactacagttgatAATACTGTGTATTTGCTAAGCAAGTAGAACTTCAgcattctcacacacacaaaaggtgaatatgtgaggtgatggacatGTTAACTTGGTGGGagtcctttcacaatgtatatatacCAAATCATCAGGGTCATACAGTTTATATATCTTAcagttttatttgttaattatacctcaaaacAAGCTGAAAAAAGGTAGATGATATTTGCTAAGGGAAGTGCTATGACTATTCTTTATATGAACAAACTAGttgtacataataaaaattattttaggagacagaagagtaaacatttaaaaaccactgCTCTATGAGATATGAACTAAAAAGAATACAAGCACAATGACAAAGAGAATTTTTCCTTAGGTTAATAGTTTCTCCAACACACAGAATTTTTGGGAAAGACACTGTATGTGGAGCAGGTTGAGGTAATAAGTCTGTGTTCTTTGTTGGAGAGGCAATGTGATACTGGGCTTTGCACCTTCCTGACCTATCTCAGCTTAAATTTCATtgctgtaaaacagagataataatccCAAACCCTATAAGCTTACCATGAGAATTAGAACCAACAGATGCATAGACTTATTTCAGTGCTTGGCAGAACCTCATTGGCACTAAATAAAGAATGGTAGCtactatagtctcctgttttttAAGTCTTTGGGCTGGGTGAGGAGAATCACAAATTGGAACTGAAATTATTTACTGCCTTCTTTAGGTGAAAACTGAGCTACTGAACCACCACCTATGATATGTATATTGAGTAATTTTTTAGTAGTTTGGATGATATTCAGCGATTTTAGTCATGGTCTCCTACCTGGTGTTCTCTGTGAAAAAAATGGATGGCCTTGTAGGTCAGGAATACAGGCAATGTTCACAGATTGGGGTATGATCAATAACAAACAACTGGCTGAGTTAATATTCATCAGAGTACCATTTCTGCAAAACATCTAACGTGTAAATAGTAAAGCCTTCCTACCCATAGTCAATcctggcatcacctgggagcttcaTACAATGCAAAATTTGAGGCCTATCCCCATCTACTAAATGGGAAGCTGCAATTTAACAAAATTCTTAGGTGATTCACATGCATCTTAAACCATGACAAGCACTGGTAAAGAACAGGCCATTTGCAGGGAAGATATAATCACcaggtatatatatatctcaGGTGGGAACTTTCTGTTGCACCTGCTTAATTAAAGCTGAGTAAGGTGGAATGATGGCGAGTCTAACTCTAATGACAGACTGACATATATAAATGTCCATAAGGACACACATTCACTGATAACTGGTTCTCATCTAGGGGTGATTTTGtgccctgcaccccccaccctgccaggaGACATTGGGCAAATAATGTCTAGAGATATTTTTTGTTGTCACAACTGGGAAGggctgctactggcatctagcgAGTCAAGACCacagatgctgctaaacatcttacaatgcacagcacagccccccacaacaaagaataatTTGGCTCAAAATGCCAATAGTTCTGAGGTTAGAGAAACCCTAGCATAGACTATACAAACATCCCTACATACAGGTGTCTTAATTGGAACTATTCATGAAAAAGGAGCAATAATTTGACTACACAGCTCTGAGGGTGTGAATTTTGGATCTGGGCATTCTGCATCACAAAGTCTGTGCTGCTTTTAACACTGTGAGTACCCTGGTTAAAAGCTCTCAAAATCATTTATCTGCTTTTGCCAGCAAACCCAGAGTCAGTGATAATCTGTATCAGCATATAACGTCAGTCAGCATCAATGCCTAAAACCCAttatgaagcaaagaaaaataatggaaatagaaaattaaggTACTATTTCATTTCAAACCCAATCCAACTGAAGAAGAAAGCAGGCTCAACTTTCTTGAGGACCCTCAACTCCACACCTTGCTTAACCCAAAGACACTAACAGTCTATACGTTCATTTTCAAACATCCACAATCCCTTGtctgcaattttaaaaatataagaacacttttttttttcctaaattgtgGCAGAATTTCTTATCTGAACTCCTCTGGCAGCAAAGCCTGAAGAGATGTAAGGctatttattatctcagttaTCGCATGGTTCACCACAGAAGTATTAGGAGGTGGTGCCACAGGCTTGGTGGGAACTGTTCTATATGACAGATGTTCTTTAGTGcctttctaaaatttgaaaaaactaCAACTTCGAAAACATTTGGCTTCAAAAGTTTGGATATGTAATTGTAGACCTCAAATGACTAAACTACAGTCAAtagcaaatatttgctaaaagttttcatatatatttgaaagaaaaaagatacacacacacacacacacacacacacacacacacacacacccctgcattAGTAATTAGCAGTATAAAAATTAGCTTTCTATTTCGGGCACTGTGTACAACCAGCTGGACTTGCAGCTTCAAATCCTATAAGGACTTGCTAACTTTGCACAGAAACATCTTTCTTCAAGTCCATAAACTAACCTCAATCTCAACCTTCAAATACTTCTGGATATACGACAAGAAATAGTGAATGATTTAGGGTAAGCCCTTTCACTCTACCAAAAGTGCTAATTCCAATTCAGAAGTATAATCaacctctctcaatctctcaatctctctctctctttcacacactctctctctccctctctctctctctctctctcacacacacacacacacacacacaatgtgcaATAGCAGTACTGGCACCCAACTGGCTCTGAGAAGGTTCCATCAGGGCCTCTCTTCTATCCTCAATTCTCACTGGTTGCTGGCCCTATGCTCCTGCCTGAGTTGATGGCTGGGGGTACAATTCCTTCTGCATATAAACTCCTATTTCTCTCCCTGACAGGTCTTACCTGACCAGCCTGTTGACTGTCTTATGATGTGCTCATGGGATTGGCCCAGGGAAATAGCAGGTTGTTAGGAAACAAGTAGTAAGGAATTACTGAAAGCAAATGTATTCAAATTATCAGTTTTATGTGCCTACCTTGTAAGGTGAGGCTTGGGAACATAAGGGGATGCCAACTGATTTCCAGAAAGCATGAAAAAGATACATGACCTTGCAACCATGATGAAAAAAGATGCATCATGCTTACTGTCAAAAACAATGAACAcaatggaaacaatttaaatttcttcaaaatctttttttttgccagttaCAGCTCTGCCAAGATTCACTAATCACCAGTTTTAATGCTTTTTTCACTGCACTGCAAAATAATCTTCCCTCTTTTATATACTAAGAAAATACATGCCCTTCTCATGAAAATTATATCACACATGGTATTATTTAATAAGTTAAAACAAATcctgaaaagttttttttgtgAAACTATTCTTTAATAAAACTCTAAGAACTGTGATGTAAAGAGGGGAAAATACTTCACTGCAATTATGCTCAGAGCATTGTTAAATATGATTCTAATGCTAAGGGTGGGAGGAAAGAAGTGCTTTGCCAAAGTTTCTGTAACTGTTTCACCACCAAAGCAGTTTGCCCATGGACTTTACTACCGGGTTGTGAAGTACCATGACCATTCAGGAAGGAGACGCCATGTTTCTCAGGCTCCCAGGTGTCTCAAATAGAGAGTGGGAAAGGGCGAGAAGCCAGGGGCAAGCCTCCTTGCCAAGACTGTGGATGAATCATCATCAACTCCACCCCAGCATCCAGCTCAGCTTCTTCAGAATTTCACAGGCTACAGCCCTCGAGCCAGCCTCCTGTTAGgttctcaaaacagaaaaaataaaagtggatcCTCCCCACAAAACAGTTGGGAATCCTTACATTATACAATTACCTTAAACATGTTCTTCTTGTGTAGTTTAATTAAAGAGTAGATTAGGATCTTAAGAAAGACTTTTCCACAAAGACTCTTccaaattaatttccttttaaaatgtcctttcaaACCcttaaacagctttaaaaaagaagttttatggCAAGGATTAAAGACCTGCATTGGATAATTAACTCATtcttaacagaaaagaaatagtaattatgAACTCTTTATGCTTgatcagaaaacaaatatttacaacttTTCATCCACGACAAGTCCTTTAATTCAATACTTCAGGGATTCCATTCTGTATTAGCTTCTGTATAAcaatactgcaaagctgtaatgaCATCCTCTATAATCAGCCCATTCCCAATGTAATTAAGAGTGCCACAGATTTAAAACTGTGACCTCACTGCTGAGGAGAAAGGTGTGTGGAAGAGATAATTTATATTGCATGTAAAATGACATCCTGTTATGccaacaaatttaaaagtaaaagaaaaaagtaacattaTAATAGTCATCATTTAAGAGGGAGTTATTATGTTCCTGATCGTAGAGTTTTTCCTCCGTCATTTCTACCATCTGACTCTAATTGATAGACTCTTTCCTATCAAACTGTATGTTCTTCCCATGTTACAAAAATTCTAAACCCCTTCAGATGCCTCTCAATTCCCCTCATTCAACTACAGTCACTATGGGGATAAAGATATATATGAAGTGGGTGATTCCTGGCAAAATGTCATGCTAGTGTAAACCAAGTTTAATTGGCAGAGAGGTCCATCAGTGAAGCACATAACTTCTAGGCaatgtgaataaaattttatctcaattttatcTCTCTTTATCAAGAAACTGAACACcaaatataatgtatacatattataatgGTTCAAGCAAATAATTTTATCAATATAACAAtaaccacattaataaaaagaacatcAATAACCCTAGCAAATGCTTATTATTATGCACCAGCACTATGAGACTCTTAGATcaattatctcattaattttcacaaatggCTGCTGAGATAATACAATTATTGCCTCCATTTTCCAGACAGGGAAACTGATGCTCAAGGATGCTAAATAACAGCTCAGGTTAATTAGCTGGTAGAGGAGGGCCAATATTGAAGCCAGGTCAACTTGAACCTCAAACTTGTATCTATTTTTACAGCTTTCAGGCTAGACGGTCTACTAGTCTGTTCCACAAGCTAGCtagctatgtatgtatgtatgtttatttgagtgagagagagagagagagagagagagagagaggaggagttcccaagcagtctctgcactgtcagcacagagccccatgcaggctcatgaaccgtgagatcatgacgtgagccgaagtctgatgcttaagtgactgagccacccaggtgctccatacaCTAGCAATTTAAACCAACTATTTTTGCCTTTACTCTTCCACTAAGGCTCCTGGTGAGCTACAACTGTTACCAATcagcaagggggtgggggcaaaCCACCTTGTAAAAGCAAAACAGAGCTGTTTATCAAGATTCTCCTTGCCAGTCAAGTACAGGAATTCCTTTCCATATTCTGTATAGCTGATAAATCTTTCTAAATTACATAAATGTTTAGTCACAGCTGGGAAGTTGCTGAAGTACCAATCACACAACAGAACGCACTCTTGTATTTTGCAGATTAAAGAAGCTAATTGACcaagaaactgagtcccaggagaagaaggagcaggaaaaggaaaagaaggtcaCCGCCCTGAAAGTGGAGCTGACCAAACTGAAGTCTTTTGCTTTGATGGTGGTGGACGAACAACAAAGGCTGACGGCACAGCTTGCCCTtcaaagacagaaaatccaaGACCTAACCACAAGTGTGAAGGAAACACATGCTAAACTAGTCCTCACTGAAACCAGAGTTCAGGAAGAAGAGCAGAAGGCGACCAGACTAGAGAAAGAACTGCAAACACAAACCACAAGGTTTCACCAGAACCAAGAAACAATTATGGCAAAGCTCACCAATGAGGACAGCCAAAATCGCCAGCTTCGACAAAAATTGGCAGCACTCAGCCGGCAAATCGATGAATTAGAGGAGACAACAGGTCTTTACGAAAAGCAGAAGAGGAGCTacaagatataaaagaaaaaattaacaagggAGAATATGGAAACTGTGGTATCATGGCTGAGGTAGAGGAGCTCAGAAAACGTGTgctagaaatggaagggaaggatGAAGAACTCATAAAAATGGAGGAGCAGTGCAGAGATCTCAATAAGAGGCTCGAAAAGGAAACATCACAGAGTAAAGACTTTAAACTTGAGGTTGAAAAACTCAATAAAAGGATTATGGCTTTGGAAAGATTAGAAGATGCCTTCAACAAGAGCAAACAAGAATGTTATTCCCTGAAAtgcaatttagaaaaagaaaggatgaccACAAAGCAGTTGTCACAAGAACTGGAGAGTTTAAAAGTAAGGATCAAAGAGCTAGAAGTCATTGAAAGTCGGCTGGAAAAGACAGAATTTACCCTAAAAGAGGACTTAACTAAATTGAAAACGTTAACTGTGATGCTGGtagatgaaagaaaaacaatgagtgAAAAATTAAAGCAAACTGAAGATAAGTTGCAAGCTGCTTCTTCTCAGCTTCAAATGGCAGCAAAATAAAGTGACGACGGTTACCGAGAAGTTAATTGAGGAAACAAAAGGCACTAAAGTCCAAAACTGACGTGGAAGAAAAAATGTACAGTGTCACCAAGGAGAGAGATgatctaaaaaacaaactgaaagcagaagaagagaaaggaaatgatctCCTGTCCAAAGTTAATATGTTGAAAAATAGGCTTCAATCATTGGAAGCAATTGAGAAAGatttcctaaaaaaaacaaattaaatcaagATTCTAGTAAGTCCACCACAGCATTACACCAAGAAAACAATAAGATTAAAGAGCTCTCTCAAGAAGTGGAAAGACTGAGACTGAAGTTAAAGGATATGAAAGCCATTGAGGATGACCTTATGAAAACAGAAGATGAGTACGAGACTCTAGAACGTAGGTATGCTACTGAACGAGATAAAGCTCAATTTTATCTGAAGAGCTGGAACGAGTTAAAATGGAACTTGACAAGTACAAGTTAGCAGAAAAGACACAGTCCAGCCATGAACAATGGCTTTTCAAAAGGCTTCAAGAAGAAGAAGCTAAGTCGGGACACCTCTCAAGAGAAGTAGATGCATTGAAAGAGAAAATTCATGAATACATGGCAACTGAGGACCTGATATGTCATCTCCAGGGAGATCATTCAGTTCTGCAAAAGAAACTCCatcaacaagaaaacaggaaCAGAGATTTAGGAAGAGAGATTGAAAACCTCACTAAGAGTTAGAGAGGTATCGGCATTTCAGTAAGAGCCTCCGGCCTAGCCTCAATGGAAGAATCATCTCTGACCCTCAAGTATTTTCTAAAGAAGTTCAGACAGAAGTAGTAGACAATGAGCCACCCGATTACAAGAGTCTCATTCCTCTGGAACGAGCAGTCATCAATGGTCAGTTATATGAGGAGAGTGAGGGCCAGGATGAGGACCCTAATGATGAGGAATCAGTGCTGTCCTTCAAATGCAATTCATCTACCCCCTGTCCTGTTAACAGGAAACTATGGATTCCTTGATGAAATCTAAGGAGGGCCATCCTcagaatggaaaaatacaaactaaaccCAATGGCAACTTCATGCAACCTGGAGATCTAGTCCTAAGCCACACACCTGGGCAGCCACTTCATATAAAGGTTACTCCAGACCATGTCCAAAACACAGCCACTCTTGAAATCACAAGTCCAACCACAGAGAGTCCTCACTCTTACACAAGCACTGCAGTGATTCCAAACTGTGGCACCCCAAAGCAAAGGATAACCATCCTCCAAAATGCCTCCATAACACCGGTGAAATCCAAAACTTCTGCTGAAGGCCTCATGAACTTAGAGCAAGCATGTCCCCAATTACCATGGCAACCTTTGCCAGAGCGCAGACCCCAGAGTCTTGTGGTTCTATAACTCCAGAAAGGACAATGTCACCTATTCAGGTTTTGGCCGTGACTGGTTCAGCAGGCTCTCCTGAGCAGGGACGTTCCCCAGAGCCGATAGAAATCAGTGCCAAGCATGCGATTTTCAGAGTCTCTCCT
Coding sequences within:
- the FILIP1L gene encoding LOW QUALITY PROTEIN: filamin A-interacting protein 1-like (The sequence of the model RefSeq protein was modified relative to this genomic sequence to represent the inferred CDS: inserted 7 bases in 6 codons; deleted 3 bases in 2 codons), with the protein product MRSRSSDTEGSAPKQFPRHSKGHGFQGPEDMKQRQQDKDPTSESEAILPCPKSHGGIGHQGEDLSRDDLLFLLSILEGELQARDEVIGILKAEKMDLALLEAQYGFVTPKKVLEALQRDAFQAKSAPWQEDIYEKPMNELDKVMEKHKESHRRILEQLLMAEKSHRQTILELEEEKRKHKEYMEKSDEFISLLEQECERLKKLIDQETESQEKKEQEKEKKVTALKVELTKLKSFALMVVDEQQRLTAQLALQRQKIQDLTTSVKETHAKLVLTETRVQEEEQKATRLEKELQTQTTRFHQNQETIMAKLTNEDSQNRQLRQKLAALSRQIDELEEXNRSLRKAEEELQDIKEKINKGEYGNCGIMAEVEELRKRVLEMEGKDEELIKMEEQCRDLNKRLEKETSQSKDFKLEVEKLNKRIMALERLEDAFNKSKQECYSLKCNLEKERMTTKQLSQELESLKVRIKELEVIESRLEKTEFTLKEDLTKLKTLTVMLVDERKTMSEKLKQTEDKLQAASSQLQMQQNKVTTVTEKLIEETKXALKSKTDVEEKMYSVTKERDDLKNKLKAEEEKGNDLLSKVNMLKNRLQSLEAIEKDFLKNKLNQDSSKSTTALHQENNKIKELSQEVERLRLKLKDMKAIEDDLMKTEDEYETLERRYATERDKAQFXSEELERVKMELDKYKLAEKTQSSHEQWLFKRLQEEEAKSGHLSREVDALKEKIHEYMATEDLICHLQGDHSVLQKKLHQQENRNRDLGREIENLTXELERYRHFSKSLRPSLNGRIISDPQVFSKEVQTEVVDNEPPDYKSLIPLERAVINGQLYEESEGQDEDPNDEESVLSFKCNSSTPCPVNRKLWIPXMKSKEGHPQNGKIQTKPNGNFMQPGDLVLSHTPGQPLHIKVTPDHVQNTATLEITSPTTESPHSYTSTAVIPNCGTPKQRITILQNASITPVKSKTSAEGLMNLEQXMSPITMATFARAQTPESCGSITPERTMSPIQVLAVTGSAGSPEQGRSPEPIEISAKHAIFRVSPDRQSSWQFQRSNSNSSSVITTEDNKIHIHLGSPYMQAVASPVRPASPSTPPQDNRNSRLTNGALNKTTNKVTSSITITPTATTLPRQSQITVSNIYN